One Candidatus Eisenbacteria bacterium genomic window carries:
- the udk gene encoding uridine kinase, with product MSRRILIGIAGGSGSGKTLVARTIVRELGSGKVVIIDQDSYYKNLDEIPFRDREARNFDHPDAFDNGLLVAHLRELLDGKPIDQPVYDYSNHCRANETRRISDHLVVVLEGILIFHEPELRALMDIKLYVDADADVRLTRRLRRDLIERGRAVDSILRQYEESVRPMHLQFVEPSKRFADVIIPGGGHNKVAIDLVKTKIRELLRERGVDVGAAVGA from the coding sequence ACGCATCCTCATCGGCATCGCCGGAGGCTCGGGCTCCGGCAAGACCCTGGTCGCCCGCACGATCGTGCGCGAGCTGGGCTCGGGCAAGGTCGTGATCATCGACCAGGACTCGTACTACAAGAACCTCGACGAGATCCCCTTCCGCGACCGCGAGGCGCGGAACTTCGATCACCCGGACGCGTTCGACAACGGCCTGCTCGTCGCCCACCTGCGCGAACTTCTCGACGGCAAGCCCATTGACCAGCCCGTCTACGACTACAGCAACCATTGCCGCGCGAACGAGACGCGGCGGATCAGCGACCACCTGGTCGTCGTTCTCGAGGGCATCCTGATCTTCCACGAGCCGGAGCTGCGCGCGCTCATGGACATCAAGCTCTACGTGGACGCGGACGCCGACGTTCGCCTGACGCGCCGGCTGCGGCGGGACCTGATCGAGCGCGGCCGCGCCGTGGACTCGATCCTCCGCCAGTACGAAGAGAGCGTGCGGCCGATGCACCTGCAGTTTGTCGAGCCGAGCAAGCGTTTCGCCGACGTGATCATTCCCGGCGGCGGCCACAACAAGGTGGCCATCGACCTGGTGAAGACCAAGATCCGCGAGCTGCTGCGCGAACGCGGCGTGGACGTCGGCGCGGCGGTCGGAGCCTGA